In Streptomyces sp. Li-HN-5-11, the sequence CCTGGTCGGCACGTTCACGCGCTACCCGGCCATCGGCATCGTCGCCACCTTCGGCATCGTGCTCGCCGCGCTGTACACGCTCGTCCTCTACCAGCGGACGATGACCGGCCCGGTGAGGCCGGAGGTCTCCGCGATGCCGGACCTGCGGGTGCGGGAACTGGTGGTCGTGGCGCCGCTGGTCGTGCTGCTGATCTTCCTGGGCGTCTATCCGAAGCCCGTCACGGACATCGTCAACCCTGCGGTCAAACAGACCATGTCCGACGTACACAAGACCGATCCCAAGCCCGCAGTGGAGGCGGCCAAGTGAGCGCAGCAGCCGTCCACAGCCTGTGGACAACCGCGGCCGGCCCGATCGCGAAGATCGAGGCGCCGAAGATCGAATACGGGCAGTTGTCGCCCACCCTGATCGTCGTCGGCGCGGCGATCGTCGGGGTGCTCATCGAGGCGTTCGTCCCGCGCAAATCCCGTTACTACGCCCAGGTGTTCGTGTCCGCGGTCGCGCTCTGCGCCGCCTTCGCCGCGGTCGTCGCGCTCGCCGCGGACGGGTACGGCACGACCAAGGCGCACATCGCGGCCATGGGCGCCATCGCCGTCGACGGGCCGTCGCTCTTTCTCCAGGGCACGATCCTGCTGGCCGGCCTGGTCGGCCTGTTCACCTTCGCCGAACGGCGGCTGGACCCCGCGGCGCACGGCAACCGCGTCGACTCGTTCGCCGCGCAGGCGGCGTCCGTACCGGGCAGCGACAGTGAGAAGGCCGCGGTCAAGGCCGGTTTCACCACCACCGAGGTCTTCCCGCTGCTGCTCTTCGCGGTCGCCGGCATGCTGGTCTTCCCCTCGGCCAACGACCTGCTGACGCTGTTCGTGGCGCTGGAGGTCTTCTCGCTCCCGCTGTACCTGCTGTGCGCGCTGGCCCGCCGCAAGCGGCTCATGTCGCAGGAGGCCGCGGTCAAGTACTTCCTGCTGGGTGCGTTCGCCTCCGCGTTCACCCTGTTCGGCATCGCGCTGCTGTACGGGTACGCGGGCTCGGTGTCGTACGCGACGATCGCCCAGGTCGTCGAGGGCAACGTGCCGAACGTCGACCCGGCGCTGGCCAACACGATGGGCAACGACGCGCTGCTGCTGATCGGCGCGGCGATGGTCGTGATGGGCCTGCTGTTCAAGGTCGGCGCCATCCCGTTCCACATGTGGACGCCGGACGTCTACCAGGGCGCGCCGACCCCGGTCACCGGGTTCATGGCGGCGGCGACCAAGGTGGCGGCGTTCGGCGCGCTGCTGCGGCTGCTGTACGTCGTGCTGCCGGGGATGCGCTGGGACTGGCGGCCGGTCATGTGGGCCGTCGCGATCCTCACCATGCTCGGCGGCGCGATCGTCGCGATCACCCAGACCGACATCAAGCGCCTGCTGGCGTACTCGTCGATCGCGCACGCGGGATTCATCCTCGCGGGTGTCATCGCGACCTCGAAGAACGGCGTCTCGTCCGTTCTCTTCTACCTGGCCGCGTACTCCTTCGTCACGATCGGCGCATTCGCCGTGGTGACGCTGGTGCGCGACGCGGGCGGCGAGGCGACGCACCTGTCCAAGTGGGCCGGTCTCGGCCGGCGGTCGCCGCTGGTGGCGGCCGTGTTCGCGGTGTTCCTGCTGGCCTTCGCGGGCATCCCGCTGACCTCCGGCTTCGCCGGGAAGTTCGCCGTGTTTAAGGCGGCTGCGGAGGGCGGCGCGGTCCCGCTGGTCGTCATCGGTGTGATCTCGTCGGCGATCGCGGCGTTCTTCTACATCCGGGTGATCGTGCTGATGTTCTTCAGCGAGCCGCGGCCGGAGGGACCGACGGTGGCCGTGCCGTCACTGTTGACGATGACCGCGATCGGGATGGGCGTGATCGTCACGCTGGTGCTCGGTGTGGCGCCGCAGTACTTCCTCAATCTGGCGAGCCAGGCGGGAGTCTTCGTGCGCTGACACACGCTCCTCGCGACGCTGCCCGGCGCCTCGGTCAAGGGGTGCCGGGCAGCGGTGTGTGCGAGAGAGGCACCGGTCCTCGTGTCCCCGACCGGGCGGCCTGTGGACAACTCCGGCGCTGTCGGTGCGGACCCCTATCGTGGAGGCAGTGGTCGAGGAACGACGTACGGGGGACGAGACGATGGGCGGGACGGGCGGTATCACCGATATGCCAGTGACGGAGAGCGAGGCGCTCGCCACGCTGCACCGGGTCTTCGGATACGAGGCCTTCCGGGGCGAGCAGGAAGCGGTCATCGAGCACGTGGTGGCCGGCGGCGACGCGGTCGTCCTCATGCCCACCGGCGGCGGCAAGTCGCTGTGCTACCAGATCCCGGCCCTGGTCAGACCGGGTACGGGCGTCGTGGTCTCGCCGCTGATCGCGCTGATGCAGGACCAGGTGGACGCGCTGCGGGCGCTGGGCGTGCGCGCCGGGTTCGTGAACTCCACGCAGGACTTCGACGAGCGGCGCGTGGTGGAGGCGGAGTTCCTCGCGGGCGAGCTGGACCTGCTCTACCTGGCGCCGGAGCGGCTGCGCCTGGACGCCACGCTCGACCTGCTGTCCCGCGGCAAGATCTCCGTCTTCGCCATCGACGAGGCGCACTGCGTGTCCCAGTGGGGCCACGACTTCCGCCCCGACTACCTGGCGCTGTCGCTGCTGGGTGAGCGCTGGCCGGACGTGCCCCGGATCGCGCTCACGGCGACGGCCACCCGTGCCACGCACCAGGAGATCACCCAGCGGCTGGACATGCCGCGGGCCAGGCACTTCGTGGCGAGCTTCGACCGGCCCAACATCCAGTACCGGATCGTGCCCAAGGTCGACCCCAAGAAGCAGCTGCTGACCTTCCTGCGCGAGGAGCACGGCGGCGACGCGGGCATCGTGTACTGCCTGTCGCGCAACTCGGTGGAGAAGACGGCGGAGTTCCTGACCCGCAACGGAGTCGAGGCGGTGCCCTACCATGCGGGCCTGGACGCGGGCACCCGCGCGGCGCACCAGTCCCGCTTCCTGCGCGAGGAGGGCCTGGTCGTGGTCGCCACGATCGCGTTCGGGATGGGCATCGACAAGCCGGACGTACGGTTCGTCGCCCACCTGGACCTGCCCAAGTCGGTCGAGGGCTACTACCAGGAGACGGGCCGGGCGGGCCGCGACGGCCTGCCGTCCACGGCATGGATGGCCTACGGCCTCAACGACGTCATACAGCAGCGCAAGCTGATCCAGTCGGGCGAGGGGGACGAGGCGTTCCGGCGGCGGGCCGCCGCCCACCTGGACGCGATGCTCGCGCTGTGCGAGACGGCCCAGTGCCGCCGCGGTCAGCTCCTCGCCTACTTCGGCCAGGAGCCGGGCCAGGCCGGGTGCGGCAACTGCGACACGTGCCTGACTCCGCCCGAGACCTGGGACGGCACGGTCGCGGCCCAGAAGGTGCTGTCGGCAGTGGTGCGGCTGCAGCGGGAGCGGGGCCAGAAGTTCGGCGCGGGCCAGATCATCGACATCCTGCTGGGCAAGCGCACCGGCCGGGTGATCCAGTTCGACCACGACCAGCTGTCCGTGTTCGGCATCGGCGAGGAGCTGACCGAGGGCGAGTGGCGAGGCGTCGTACGGCAGTTGCTCGCCCAGGGACTGCTCGCGGTCGAGGGCGAGTACGGCACGCTGGTACTGACCGACGCGAGCCCCTCGGTGCTGCGACGCGAGCGCGAGGTGCCGCTGCGCAAGGAGCCGAAGAAGCCGGCGCCCGCGCGGACGACTTCGTCCTCCTCGTCGTCCTCGGGCCGGGGCAAGGGCAAGGCGGCGGCTGCCGAGCTGCCCGAGGCACTGCTCCCCGCCTTCGAGGCCCTGCGCGCCTGGCGTGCCGAGCAGGCCCGCGAACAGGGTGTCCCGGCGTACGTCATCTTCCACGACGCCACGCTGCGGGAGATCGTCGCGGTGTGGCCCACGTCGGTGGCGCAACTGGGCACGGTCGGCGGTGTCGGAGAGAAGAAGCTGGCCACCTACGGAGAGGGCGTGCTGGCAGTACTCGACTCGCTGGGCGGGCCGGCCGACGACGGCCCGGCGCAGACGGGCGACGGCGCACCGGATCAGGCGGCCGGCGAGAACTGGCCCGCGACCGATGGCGAACCGGAGCCGGACGACTGGATATGACCGGTCGCGGCGGGGCGACCGCGTACCGCCGCCCACGGGCGGGCGGCGGGTGCTGGTGCGGTCGCGGAGCCGTCACAGGCCGCGAGCGGCGTATGCCCTGACGTCCGCGTCCGAGTCCGTCGTGGCCGTCGCGAGGGCGGCACGGGCGGCCTCCACGCCGGAGTGCCGGGCCAGGGCCAGGACGGCGGCCTTGCGGACATCCGCGTTGGGGTCGGCGAGGGCCTTGGCCAGGGCGGGCACGGCGGTTTCGGTGTCCGCGGCGGTCAGGGCGGCCGCGGCACCGGCACGGACCTGCCAGGCGGCGTCGTCGAGCGCCACCACGGCGCGTTCGGCCAGTTCGGGCGGGCATCCGGCCGAGGCCAGCGCCTCGAACGCCGCGCCACGGACCAGGACGTCCGGATCCCCGGTCAACCGGCCCAGGACCGTCTCGGCGAGGGGCCCGCCGTGAAGGGCGGCCAGAGCCTTGGCCACGGTGACGCGGACCTCGCGGGAGGGGTCGTCGGCGGCACGGGCCAGCGGTTCGGCGGTGTCGACCGAGACCAGGGCACGGACGGCCTCGATGCGAACGGCCGTGTCCGAGTCGGCCAGGACGGCGGCGAACAACCCTGCGTCACCGAGCCGGAGTGCGCGCAGGACGTCCAGGGCCGCGGCGCGGACGACCGGGTCGGCCTCGGACAGCGCCGCGGTGAGGCCCTCGCGCAGC encodes:
- the nuoN gene encoding NADH-quinone oxidoreductase subunit NuoN, which produces MSAAAVHSLWTTAAGPIAKIEAPKIEYGQLSPTLIVVGAAIVGVLIEAFVPRKSRYYAQVFVSAVALCAAFAAVVALAADGYGTTKAHIAAMGAIAVDGPSLFLQGTILLAGLVGLFTFAERRLDPAAHGNRVDSFAAQAASVPGSDSEKAAVKAGFTTTEVFPLLLFAVAGMLVFPSANDLLTLFVALEVFSLPLYLLCALARRKRLMSQEAAVKYFLLGAFASAFTLFGIALLYGYAGSVSYATIAQVVEGNVPNVDPALANTMGNDALLLIGAAMVVMGLLFKVGAIPFHMWTPDVYQGAPTPVTGFMAAATKVAAFGALLRLLYVVLPGMRWDWRPVMWAVAILTMLGGAIVAITQTDIKRLLAYSSIAHAGFILAGVIATSKNGVSSVLFYLAAYSFVTIGAFAVVTLVRDAGGEATHLSKWAGLGRRSPLVAAVFAVFLLAFAGIPLTSGFAGKFAVFKAAAEGGAVPLVVIGVISSAIAAFFYIRVIVLMFFSEPRPEGPTVAVPSLLTMTAIGMGVIVTLVLGVAPQYFLNLASQAGVFVR
- the recQ gene encoding DNA helicase RecQ, with the translated sequence MGGTGGITDMPVTESEALATLHRVFGYEAFRGEQEAVIEHVVAGGDAVVLMPTGGGKSLCYQIPALVRPGTGVVVSPLIALMQDQVDALRALGVRAGFVNSTQDFDERRVVEAEFLAGELDLLYLAPERLRLDATLDLLSRGKISVFAIDEAHCVSQWGHDFRPDYLALSLLGERWPDVPRIALTATATRATHQEITQRLDMPRARHFVASFDRPNIQYRIVPKVDPKKQLLTFLREEHGGDAGIVYCLSRNSVEKTAEFLTRNGVEAVPYHAGLDAGTRAAHQSRFLREEGLVVVATIAFGMGIDKPDVRFVAHLDLPKSVEGYYQETGRAGRDGLPSTAWMAYGLNDVIQQRKLIQSGEGDEAFRRRAAAHLDAMLALCETAQCRRGQLLAYFGQEPGQAGCGNCDTCLTPPETWDGTVAAQKVLSAVVRLQRERGQKFGAGQIIDILLGKRTGRVIQFDHDQLSVFGIGEELTEGEWRGVVRQLLAQGLLAVEGEYGTLVLTDASPSVLRREREVPLRKEPKKPAPARTTSSSSSSSGRGKGKAAAAELPEALLPAFEALRAWRAEQAREQGVPAYVIFHDATLREIVAVWPTSVAQLGTVGGVGEKKLATYGEGVLAVLDSLGGPADDGPAQTGDGAPDQAAGENWPATDGEPEPDDWI